aagaaatatcaatctgagcattTTGGTTTACAGGAACTTTCTTgtaagaaatcaaatttccaacaaagttattctttacatttttttggtacagttaatcattttggagataacagcgaaaaaaggagaatcttgggtaaaaataaactttagTGCCCTGTACCACCTCACAAAAGTAACTTGCACCTACGCCGTTCCGgacacttttgaagatcgtgcaattctgcgtaatttgcgaccaagaccattgtgatatcataaaattccgctgagttgcagagatttgaaagaaaaacgcttcgattcacgtgtattttacatAGGAAATCCTTTAACGCCCTGagcgagtacttaatattaatattaagggctataacttttagggaattttttgttcgacatatagaacaaaattttcgatggggactgaaaaaaaaaataatcgttcaaaaaaatcagCCCAATACTACACATTGAAAACCCAGCCAATTCGAGCGCGAGCCAATGTCCGTAAGGATTCAGCGGAGTCCTTCGAAAGTAGTAATTCAAAATAAGATTACTATCACCGAAATCGTCCAGTTTCAACTTTTCCTCGTTGTTCTCGACTTCCGTTTGCCCCCCGATAGCTTCACCGGGCAATTCGTCTTCCGGACTTTCGTAGTGACGAAGGGGAATCGTTCCCACCACGATCCGCATCCTCGTCTTAAGGTTCTTCTGCAGCATCCTGAGGTACCACTCGTTCACTTCGACGCAGGCCTCGACCTTCAGAGTGTACCAGACGTCGATTATGCTGcagaatttcaaccccgtcGGTGGCACCGCGGGGACGTCGACCCCCGTCTCGTAAACCTGGCAACTCTTGGTTACCGGCAGTTCAATCTCGACGATGATCTCCTTGTGACGACGCGACTTACGATGCGTGTGGTAGGTGATCACCTGTCGTGATTGCTCTAACTTATTATCAgtcgagaaatcgattggacaTTAGTTTTCAGAAAGTTAAACTAGAGTTAACCATGTGGTCAgttttttccaacgaatctcctTTTGATCGAAttattgtagatttttttagaatttttattaacgcTGAAATGGTTTTGGCTCTTCGATTTCTATACGTCGTGGATTATTTTAATTGCGAATTGATTACTCGAGCAAATGTTATTAACAACGATTTTACACACATGTTCCATAACTACGTGCGAAAGAATCTCTCGTAAAACTATATTTGATTtaggaattgatttttcaaaaaaataaatattagttCATCGAGTTTATGGAACAATCAACGTTTATTTTCAGCATTAAGAAACTTATGCAAGAATGTCTGTTACTATGAAACTAATTTTAACCAGACCCTTTTAATTGGAATTCGTCAACGGAATATTCTGAAACAGTCAGACTGCAGGGagtattctggtctagaaatttgaaaaaattgatttttttttgcatattttcaaagtttagaccCTCAAAAATATGCCCTTAaacggatttttttaaattcaaattattttcggagaTACAGTGGATTTACAGACGTAACGAAGTTAGAATTTATCTCTCTGAACTGCGAGCTTCTGCTCCTTCAAAAGAAGGCAGAACAGCTCGGTTTGCAGAAAGAACTTCGCGAGACATTgcttatgaaaaagaagaaggccCAATGTATGGATCTGGGATCGCCGATTAATCCAAAGTGAGTATTAAATATGATTATCTGAGTCATTCTACTGGAATTGTTTCTCAAActtcaaacgcgtttttctcaaaactacttttttcgagGTGGTTGTCATGATTTCTCAAGTTCTACCTTACCGATTCCtttgaaattcgatgaaaatcttttttatatatctCTCTATCGCTCCTACcttgtattttggaaaattttaattttaagtatttttaaagaattcgAAAAGGTCAAGAAAACGGGgtaaaagaaatgttttttttttatgtcgacgccatttcgtgattttttttgtttggcaAGGGTCAATCAGATAGCGATATCTTTactaatgaagaatttttttaatttgtccGTTTTGGATCACTACAAGGGTTGGAATCATGTCAACCAGGGagcaccgtttttttttttgttgctccCACTTCACCGGCCTGtaattcgacgatttttcaatttttttttatgttcttcaaatatcaataACAATCATATAAAAGAATGGAtactgaaaatgttttttaatttttttttcatcctagtTTGATAAATGCCTAAAATTTAGGcttctagaccagaatacccccttaaAGAAACGCTTCAGCCAAATTAGTATTCTTCGTTTTACTTCTGAGTGCCAATTGTAGCAACCGAATGCAAGACTCGTTCCATCGAAATGACGAGCCAAAAAAGTCGAGTCTACTACTCCAACACATAACAACACGTAACCTCGCATGATCATCCAAACTGTGAGCTTCTTCGCGTTGATTTGAAAAACCGAGTCTTGCCGCGTTTGGGGAATATTACCggcgtgaaaaattgaatagttCGAAATTGAATTGGAGCTTTAATAAACCAACCTTCTTGAAAACCACTCGAAGCTTCCTGATCTCGATGTTGGAAACGTTCTTCAGGACGATCTTGACCGGGATAGTCTGGCCAGGTACGAATCCGCGAACCGGCAACGTGACCAGCATGTTCAACGGCTCCGTCTGACCCACTACGACCTTTGAGTTGTCCTCGCTGATTGGAAGCTGCGGTCAAAAGCGTTTCACAGACTTCTTCAGCGTACTCGCTTTACTGTTATTTTCAATCAGGTACTCGAAACCACACGAAGTAGTATAGGCACACGTCCCTCCATCCAATCCAACCACACACGGCGAAGAATTTCTCACCCCATCCCATATACCCACCCATTATTATGCGATTAAATTCCTAGGCATGACCTACCGTTGCCAGGGAGTCTTGATTCAGGTCCAGAACAGGCACAACGGTGAACGGCAGGCTGCTGGTTATCCGCACGACCTTAGTGAGGTCCAAAAAGGCCGAAACGCTGTATCTGACTCGGCCATACCGGCCCTCGAAACTCCCCGGAATCTCCTCGGGCAGGTCAATGGAGAACGGAAATTCGTTTTGGCCATCCTCGGTGCTCACCGGCGATTCACCGTCTGCGGACATTTCGCGGAAGGAAAAGAGTATTTCGTGGAAGCGTTATTCACTGGCACGAGATGCGACTGCCCACTTCAGGAACATGGGTAATGAGACGACGGGTACTTggctttgcaaaaattttgccaTTGGACTGGTGATATTCTTTTGGAGTAATAAGTAGGGCGTACGCTCGGAGTAAACTTGGTGCTTTTTAAAGagaaatcattttctaaaTGCATTTTTTACTACATTTTCTCGTCGGAACATATAATGGTTTTTTGTAGATAgcgaaattaatgaaataattctttcaaaatctcggaaaaaatttattcaatgaaaTATACTTGTAAATAGGTTatcttgattttaatttaggctatttaatgaaataataattttatcgtggtattattgaaatattgaatatccTGTGGAAGATTCGATCAAATCGCTTCGTACAGTTCGCGAAATCTATTCGGTGGATGAAGATCAGTCAAATTTACGAAATCACAATATGTTACATCGTAACTCtaggaaatttctcgttgaaACGGAAAAATATTCTCGGTGACTCGTCGAAGATCCTTTCTTGCAGGAGGAGTAAGATGAGCAGTTACTAGGAGGGGATGCAGGCGTCGGTCTAATGTAATCAGCAGAATCAAATCATTCGTGGTCTAGCAGCGTTTAATCAGCCTGTCAATTCATAGCGGCATATTTCTTTGTCATTGTAACGATGTGGCACTCAATTCGTGAGGTCTAAATTAGAACGAAACGATGATTTTTGCAGTTACGAcggttaaaaaatcattttttttatctttacaaaattatttcaccgtGTCAGTAGATCTGATTTCGTAATTGCAAAATAATCTATGGGTTTGTGGTGGAAAACCTTTTCTTGGAGATTACTAAACCGTTGTGCTTTCAGCGGAGTATTAAATGAACTAAACTTTTTGGTTGCGTGAAAATAATGTTTCGTCGGATGTATATCAACCCTAAAATTTCGTAGCCAGGATCAATTTTGATCACACCGACTAAATCTTTTTCCAATCTTGTAGTAAGCAGGGTaggaaaaaagtatattaCAGGGAACCGCCCACTTCAGGAATATGAGTAACGAAAATGCCGTGTACCTACTTGGGTTGGCGACAACTGTGTTATCGTCACTTGCGACATTAATTCGTTCggagtagtagtagtagtaagcAGGTCAaaaccaaattttgaaaaaaggtaCCCATGTCCTTGAAGAGTGGAAGAACCAGACGTGTTCGATACCGACCACCAATGAGGTAGAATTCCTGGGTCAGGTAGGACTCctcgttcgaaaattttcgtctaaaGCCAGCCGACCTGTCGGTGAAGAAGACCAAACCCGCCCCTTCGCATTTCACTCGTAGTCCTGCAAACGAGAGGAAATGTGAACCGGATTCGTTTCGTAAGGTCGTTTGATTGCAAAATCTGTATTTAACGAGGAGATTTGCAACGC
This portion of the Diprion similis isolate iyDipSimi1 chromosome 7, iyDipSimi1.1, whole genome shotgun sequence genome encodes:
- the LOC124408033 gene encoding arrestin domain-containing protein 17-like, producing MDLDDDWTGSVELKIALDHPQGVFYPGNQVAGKVLVSWNEPKIFLGLRVKCEGAGLVFFTDRSAGFRRKFSNEESYLTQEFYLIGDGESPVSTEDGQNEFPFSIDLPEEIPGSFEGRYGRVRYSVSAFLDLTKVVRITSSLPFTVVPVLDLNQDSLATLPISEDNSKVVVGQTEPLNMLVTLPVRGFVPGQTIPVKIVLKNVSNIEIRKLRVVFKKVITYHTHRKSRRHKEIIVEIELPVTKSCQVYETGVDVPAVPPTGLKFCSIIDVWYTLKVEACVEVNEWYLRMLQKNLKTRMRIVVGTIPLRHYESPEDELPGEAIGGQTEVENNEEKLKLDDFGDNPSIYEESKIYPSSKPNRDDPPGDEEVENGSGTTYAPLYRVYTFNKSKRNNYASKSHR